The following proteins are encoded in a genomic region of Grus americana isolate bGruAme1 chromosome 5, bGruAme1.mat, whole genome shotgun sequence:
- the LOC129206598 gene encoding ferritin light chain-like: MAAPAMAEPRSKRPRVTLPACPAHRPLPGSRVRQSFPPAVEEGLCGVTGALLELAYCLQALGEYFDQSHVALPNVSKFFLHQALEERKAAEALMKYQQERGGHYCSKTIQKPNCEYAVGLMKALEVAMIQWKTMIRYFEELYALSIENADPHSASTIKKQFIGPKIQKIKLMGDLLTNARRLDCSQDGRNSLGDYFMDRLQKEFRTGIEPESSQHCSPCPPLQHCTGAAEGLKRPQRESSQHRNGIGPIYATIHCTTMLPQCNDGTGAKVKQGREGL, from the exons ATGGCGGCGCCCGCCATGGCCGAGCCGCGCTCCAAGCGGCCCCGCGTCACGCTGCCCGCCTGCCCGGCGCACCGCCCGCTGCCCGGCAGCCGCGTGAGGCAGAGCTTTCCGCCCGCCGTGGAGGAAGGCCTCTGCGGTGTCACCGGCGCCCTGCTGGAGCTCGCCTACTGCCTGCAGGCGCTG GGTGAATATTTTGATCAGTCTCATGTGGCTCTACCAAATGTTTCAAAGTTCTTCTTGCATCAAGCgctggaagagagaaaagctgcagaagctTTGATGAAGTATCAGCAAGAAAGAGGTGGCCATTACTGTTCTAAAACCATCCAG aaaCCAAACTGTGAGTATGCAGTCGGTCTGATGAAAGCCCTGGAAGTAGCAATGATACAGTGGAAAACTATGATACGATATTTTGAAGAGCTTTATGCCCTGAGTATTGAAAATGCAGACCCTCACAGTGCAAGCACTATCAAGAAACAGTTTATCGGGCCCAAAATCCAGAAGATCAAGCTGATGGGAGATCTACTGACCAATGCTCGCAGGCTTGACTGTTCCCAAGATGGCAGAAATAGTCTTGGGGATTACTTTATGGACCGGTTGCAGAAAGAGTTCAGAACCGGCATAGAGCCAGAGTCTagccagcactgcagcccctgcccgcctCTCCAGCACTGtacaggagctgcagagggTCTGAAGCGACCCCAGAGAGAATCTTCCCAGCACAGAAACGGCATAGGGCCAATATACGCAACCATCCACTGCACTACCATGCTGCCGCAGTGTAATGATGGAACAGGAGCAAAAGtgaagcagggcagggagggccTTTAA
- the MYOD1 gene encoding myoblast determination protein 1, with the protein MDLLGPMEMTEGSLCSFAAADDFYDDPCFNTSDMHFFEDLDPRLVHVGGLLKPEEHPHHHGHPHEEEHVRAPSGHHQAGRCLLWACKACKRKTTNADRRKAATMRERRRLSKVNEAFETLKRCTSTNPNQRLPKVEILRNAIRYIESLQALLREQEDAYYPVLEHYSGESDASSPRSNCSDGMMEYSGPPCSSRRRNSYDSSYYTESPNDPKHGKSSVVSSLDCLSSIVERISTDNSTCPILPPAETVAEGSPCSPPEGARLNDSGAQIPSPTNCAPLPQDNSSSSNPIYQVL; encoded by the exons ATGGACTTACTGGGCCCCATGGAGATGACGGAGggctccctctgctccttcGCGGCTGCTGATGACTTCTATGATGACCCGTGCTTCAACACATCGGACATGCACTTCTTCGAGGACCTGGACCCCCGGCTGGTGCATGTGGGGGGCCTGCTGAAGCCCGAGGAGCACCCGCACCACCATGGGCACCCACATGAGGAGGAGCACGTCCGGGCACCCAGTGGGCACCACCAGGCCGGCCGCTGCCTGCTGTGGGCCTGCAAGGCTTGCAAGAGGAAGACCACCAATGCCGACCGCCGTAAGGCTGCCACTATGAGGGAGCGGCGGCGGCTCAGCAAGGTCAATGAAGCCTTTGAGACCCTCAAGCGCTGCACCTCCACCAACCCCAACCAGCGCTTGCCTAAGGTGGAGATCCTGCGTAATGCCATCCGCTACATCGAGAGCCTGCAGGCGCTGCTGCGGGAGCAGGAGGACGCTTATTACCCAGTGCTGGAACACTACAGCGGGGAGTCGGATGCCTCCAGCCCCCGCTCCAACTGCTCTGACGGCATG ATGGAGTACAGCGGGCCTCCTTGCAGCTCTCGCAGAAGAAACAGCTATGACAGCAGCTACTACACAGAATCACCAAATG ATCCAAAGCATGGGAAGAGTTCTGTTGTTTCCAGCCTCGATTGCCTCTCAAGCATTGTAGAGAGGATTTCCACAGATAACTCCACATGTCCTATACTGCCTCCAGCAGAAACTGTTGCTGAAGGGAGTCCCTGTTCCCCCCCAGAAGGAGCGCGTCTGAATGATAGCGGAGCCCAAATTCCTTCCCCCACTAACTGCGCCCCACTTCCCCAggataacagcagcagcagcaaccctATCTACCAAGTACTATAA